Proteins encoded within one genomic window of Ranitomeya variabilis isolate aRanVar5 chromosome 4, aRanVar5.hap1, whole genome shotgun sequence:
- the LOC143769306 gene encoding uncharacterized protein LOC143769306 — translation MELLIELNKNTITEIASEIDQLFIAFKRDATPEIISAFNTSLTKKSEEWETQIKTLQAKKLARDTMEYQQNKVYRWRHRNTRVRNRRSASMSSASSVGESSDNSQYSFKPMKTRFGGNKRKGDHKFSANKRGTHESNQESSNGPKVINLSEHSFSDFELQLLSKGLTFSPTSRFDPFTAVKDLHIFSRSLIFKKWFHNEDTKRMFPFPDEQEAPQILEELSREHYLPPLGIVPSSLKRKSQKFPSLSVCPNIEIFVQLVTNDFEKIPKNIHDDNLTISERIGLKRLKKLDDVVFKPADKGGNVVVWPCKMYESEAYRQLRDPLCYKKLTYNPMSSYRDLLGKILQTALDKEIITQETRNLLWTKDPSVPTL, via the coding sequence ATGGAGTTACTAATTGAATTAAATAAGAACACTATAACTGAAATTGCATCTGAAATTGATCAACTCTTTATTGCATTCAAACGTGATGCCACTCCTGAGATTATTTCTGCCTTTAATACATCTTTGACAAAAAAATCTGAAGAGTGGGAGACGCAGATTAAAACATTGCAGGCGAAAAAACTGGCTCGTGATACAATGGAGTACCAACAGAATAAGGTATACAGATGGCGACACCGTAATACTAGAGTGCGTAATAGAAGATCGGCATCTATGTCATCGGCATCTTCAGTTGGGGAATCATCTGATAACTCACAGTATTCTTTCAAACCAATGAAGACAAGGTTTGGCGGCAACAAACGGAAAGGAGATCATAAGTTTTCAGCGAACAAACGAGGAACACACGAGTCCAATCAGGAATCCAGTAACGGACCAAAGGTAATTAACCTATCTGAACATTCCTTTTCTGATTTTGAATTACAACTGCTATCTAAAGGATTGACATTCTCACCAACTAGCAGGTTTGATCCGTTTACAGCCGTTAAGGATCTCCATATTTTCTCAAGATCCCTTATTTTTAAGAAATGGTTCCACAATGAAGACACAAAACGGATGTTCCCATTTCCGGACGAGCAAGAGGCGCCCCAGATTCTGGAAGAACTTAGCAGGGAACACTATTTACCACCTTTAGGTATAGTACCATCATCTTTGAAACGAAAATCTCAAAAGTTTCCCTCTTTGTCAGTGTGCCCCAATATTGAAATTTTCGTTCAACTTGTCACCAATGATTTtgaaaaaataccaaaaaatattCATGATGACAATTTGACCATCTCTGAACGTATTGGCCTAAAACGCCTTAAAAAACTTGACGATGTAGTTTTTAAACccgctgacaaagggggaaacGTGGTGGTGTGGCCCTGCAAAATGTACGAGAGTGAGGCGTACCGGCAACTCAGAGACCCTTTATGTTATAAGAAACTCACTTACAATCCAATGTCTTCATACAGGGATCTTCTGGGTAAAATTCTTCAGACAGCATTGGACAAGGAGATTATTACGCAGGAGACACGTAATCTTCTTTGGACTAAAGATCCATCTGTTCCAACTTTATAG